A region from the Halobacillus mangrovi genome encodes:
- the speD gene encoding adenosylmethionine decarboxylase, with amino-acid sequence MDTMGRHVIAELWDCNEGKLNDMSYIEQVFVDAALKAGAEVREVAFHKFAPHGVSGVVIISESHLTIHSFPEHGYASIDVYTCGDRIDPNVAAEYIVNALEAGRNETVEVPRGMGPVEVQQSRAL; translated from the coding sequence ATGGATACAATGGGAAGACATGTAATTGCAGAACTATGGGATTGTAATGAAGGAAAATTGAACGATATGTCGTATATAGAACAAGTTTTTGTCGATGCTGCACTAAAAGCAGGAGCTGAAGTGAGAGAGGTCGCATTTCACAAGTTTGCTCCCCACGGTGTCAGCGGGGTCGTCATTATTTCTGAATCGCACTTGACGATTCATAGTTTCCCTGAACATGGATATGCTAGTATCGATGTTTACACATGCGGAGATCGTATTGATCCGAATGTGGCTGCGGAATATATCGTAAATGCTTTGGAAGCTGGCCGTAATGAAACGGTTGAAGTGCCAAGAGGAATGGGACCCGTTGAGGTTCAGCAGTCTCGCGCTTTATAA
- a CDS encoding cytosolic protein: protein MKAFISRYFSNHAESSEEHNDPQLVTHYYKAKHDELFKSIEEMFSTPSEVVASSKERGEITVNYKGKRRAFVVATVIMVRPFRTAVDFSVTTESGGPVDFGFSRNLIVQFYEKLDSQFTAIDRS from the coding sequence GTGAAGGCTTTTATTTCTAGATATTTCAGTAATCATGCTGAATCAAGCGAAGAACATAATGATCCGCAGCTTGTAACTCATTATTACAAGGCGAAACATGACGAATTATTTAAATCGATCGAGGAAATGTTCTCCACTCCATCAGAGGTTGTCGCCTCATCGAAAGAGCGCGGAGAAATTACGGTCAATTATAAAGGAAAGCGTCGTGCATTCGTTGTGGCCACCGTCATTATGGTAAGACCTTTTCGTACTGCCGTAGATTTTTCGGTTACAACTGAATCAGGCGGACCTGTGGATTTTGGATTCAGCCGAAATCTCATTGTACAATTTTATGAAAAGTTGGATAGTCAATTTACGGCTATCGATCGATCATAG
- the mutM gene encoding DNA-formamidopyrimidine glycosylase, which produces MPELPEVETVRKTLKNLVLNKTIRDVSVFWGNIIKTPKDPEDFARMLKGQTIRDIDRRGKFMIFYLDDLAMVSHLRMEGKFGVYEASVEKPKHTHVIFHFTDGTELRYNDVRKFGTMHVFQKGEEWKNKPLIQLGPDPFDEAFTLDYFFEKLQKTSRNIKAVLLDQTIVAGLGNIYVDEALYRAQVHPERIAKGLTKNEAEQVREASIEVILEAVEQGGTTIRSYLNSQGEIGMFQQQLRVYGKQDAPCVGCGSPIVKLKVSGRGTHICPECQK; this is translated from the coding sequence ATGCCGGAACTACCAGAAGTAGAAACGGTCAGAAAGACACTAAAAAACTTAGTATTGAACAAAACAATCAGAGATGTATCTGTGTTTTGGGGAAATATCATTAAAACTCCTAAAGATCCAGAGGATTTTGCACGGATGTTGAAAGGCCAAACGATTCGAGATATTGATCGACGGGGAAAATTTATGATCTTTTATTTGGATGACTTGGCAATGGTTTCGCATTTAAGAATGGAAGGGAAATTCGGGGTCTATGAAGCTTCTGTGGAAAAACCGAAGCATACCCATGTTATTTTTCACTTCACCGATGGGACAGAACTTAGGTATAACGATGTACGGAAATTCGGAACGATGCATGTGTTCCAAAAGGGAGAAGAATGGAAAAACAAGCCGCTTATCCAGCTTGGTCCTGATCCTTTTGATGAAGCATTTACTTTGGATTATTTTTTTGAAAAGCTTCAAAAAACTTCGAGAAACATCAAGGCGGTGCTTCTTGATCAAACGATTGTCGCTGGACTTGGGAACATTTACGTAGACGAAGCCTTATACCGGGCTCAGGTTCACCCCGAACGAATAGCCAAGGGCCTTACGAAAAATGAAGCCGAACAAGTTAGAGAAGCTAGTATCGAGGTGATTCTTGAGGCTGTTGAACAAGGGGGGACAACGATTCGTTCCTACTTGAACAGTCAGGGTGAGATTGGCATGTTCCAACAACAGCTCCGAGTTTACGGAAAGCAAGACGCCCCTTGCGTTGGTTGCGGTTCCCCAATTGTGAAGCTGAAAGTAAGTGGAAGAGGAACTCATATCTGTCCTGAATGCCAGAAATAA
- a CDS encoding replication initiation and membrane attachment family protein, which translates to MNHTVGKLLPVDGFRILKCGALPTNAHHSLTHLYQPIIGRLAVSLYQVLVSESELTDVQSVQSHHTLMTYLSAPLDKVYDARRKLEAIGLVSTFKKSDEDQQSIYLYKVYPPFSPNEFFMDDMLSLLLFHELGEDKYQQIKERLTTEYVSTDDYEEVTVSFDEVFHSTFTEGIPPEVQPKRENLKDRKERGPVLNFSRVDFDWLHQSLKNRMYPSERILTGPNKKLIAQLASLYNLTTLELEKAVTWAVDENHQLVAEELKAACHDFMKEKPSKGQTNLLDQRQKVKETSDSIAQSKGEQFVDMLEQISPRELLEDLSGGNRASDQDLKLIRDVMTEQGLAPGVMNVLVHYVLLKTDMKLSKAYLEKIASHWTRKNVTTVRQAMNLAKAEHQKYQQWGKQKSQKRSKKEEVIPAWFNEQKKASSEEPAIEKPVDTSDIAERIKRLTNKEN; encoded by the coding sequence GTGAATCATACTGTAGGGAAACTACTTCCTGTAGATGGGTTTCGAATACTGAAGTGCGGGGCACTTCCTACGAATGCTCATCATTCGCTTACTCATCTTTATCAACCGATCATTGGTCGATTAGCCGTTTCTTTATACCAGGTGTTGGTTTCGGAATCAGAGTTGACGGATGTACAGAGTGTACAGTCTCATCACACGCTGATGACCTACCTTTCGGCTCCTTTGGATAAAGTGTACGATGCAAGGAGAAAGCTAGAAGCAATCGGATTGGTAAGCACTTTTAAGAAAAGTGATGAAGATCAACAATCCATTTACTTATATAAAGTTTATCCGCCTTTTTCACCTAATGAATTCTTTATGGACGATATGTTGTCATTACTTCTCTTTCATGAATTAGGAGAAGACAAATACCAACAAATCAAGGAACGCTTGACGACAGAATACGTGTCAACGGACGATTACGAAGAAGTAACGGTATCATTTGATGAAGTATTCCACTCTACTTTTACGGAAGGCATTCCACCAGAGGTCCAACCGAAGCGGGAAAACTTGAAAGACAGGAAAGAACGTGGCCCTGTACTTAATTTCAGTCGTGTTGATTTTGATTGGCTGCATCAGTCTTTGAAAAACAGGATGTATCCAAGTGAACGGATATTGACTGGTCCTAACAAAAAGCTGATTGCTCAGTTGGCTTCTCTCTATAATTTGACGACATTAGAACTCGAGAAAGCTGTCACATGGGCGGTAGATGAGAATCACCAATTAGTAGCGGAAGAATTAAAAGCGGCCTGCCATGATTTTATGAAGGAAAAGCCTTCGAAGGGTCAAACTAATTTGTTGGATCAGCGACAAAAAGTAAAAGAAACGTCTGATTCTATAGCCCAAAGCAAGGGAGAGCAGTTTGTCGATATGTTAGAGCAGATTTCACCGCGAGAACTGCTTGAGGACCTGTCTGGAGGCAACCGTGCCTCAGACCAGGATCTAAAACTGATTCGCGATGTGATGACTGAACAAGGTCTTGCTCCAGGTGTTATGAACGTTTTGGTTCATTATGTCTTATTAAAAACGGACATGAAATTATCGAAAGCTTACCTTGAAAAAATCGCCAGTCATTGGACTAGAAAAAATGTAACCACTGTTAGACAAGCGATGAACTTAGCGAAAGCTGAACATCAGAAATACCAGCAGTGGGGTAAGCAAAAATCACAAAAACGAAGCAAGAAAGAAGAAGTGATTCCTGCATGGTTCAACGAACAGAAAAAAGCTTCTTCTGAGGAACCAGCGATAGAAAAACCTGTGGATACAAGCGATATCGCTGAACGGATTAAGCGGTTGACGAATAAAGAAAATTGA
- the coaE gene encoding dephospho-CoA kinase (Dephospho-CoA kinase (CoaE) performs the final step in coenzyme A biosynthesis.), protein MTLVIGLTGSIASGKSTVSNLFTELNIPVVDADQISREVVEPGEPAYEQIVDTFGESILQDDKTLDRKQLGKVVFSDEEKRKQLNSIVHPQVRKEMLNKRDHYISEHYPAVVLDIPLLFESKLTHYVDRVVVVYVSEETQLERLMERDRSSREDAEQRIKAQIPVQQKAEMADAVIDNNGTIEESFQQLKDILHDWNIVY, encoded by the coding sequence ATGACACTCGTCATCGGTTTGACAGGCAGTATTGCCAGTGGAAAAAGTACAGTATCTAATCTGTTTACAGAATTGAACATCCCTGTTGTTGATGCCGACCAGATCTCTCGGGAAGTCGTAGAGCCAGGAGAGCCTGCTTACGAACAAATCGTTGATACCTTTGGAGAAAGCATTTTACAGGATGATAAAACGCTCGATCGAAAGCAATTGGGCAAGGTCGTCTTTTCTGATGAAGAAAAAAGGAAGCAGCTAAACTCAATTGTTCATCCTCAAGTAAGAAAAGAAATGCTTAACAAGCGTGATCATTATATTTCTGAACATTACCCAGCAGTGGTTCTGGACATCCCGCTGCTTTTTGAGAGTAAGCTCACTCATTACGTGGACCGCGTGGTGGTCGTGTACGTCAGTGAAGAGACTCAGCTCGAGCGTCTGATGGAAAGAGATCGATCTAGTCGCGAAGATGCCGAGCAGCGTATCAAAGCACAAATTCCTGTGCAACAAAAAGCAGAAATGGCAGATGCCGTGATTGACAACAATGGAACGATTGAAGAAAGTTTTCAACAATTAAAAGACATACTTCACGATTGGAATATCGTATATTAA
- the hflC gene encoding protease modulator HflC produces MSDTINFNEKKPKDMRSYIRAGVTIVVIAALILIAINSMIIVKEGEYKVVRQFGDVIKIHNEPGLKFKIPLIQEVSTLSKKKMVYDVDEKEITTLDKKRMIIDNYAIWSISDPENMISNARTMANAEARMGEFIFSIVRTELGKMNFSEIINEEESSRGTLNDEITSRVNEYLTRDNYGIVVDDVRIKRSDLPEANEEAVFTQMITDREKIAQEYLSQGEAEKNRTMATADREVQEMLSTARADAEKIRAEGEKEAAQIYNEAFSKDPDFYQLYRTLESYKQTIDGETTIILPQDSPYTELLLGYFE; encoded by the coding sequence GTGAGTGACACCATAAATTTCAATGAAAAAAAGCCAAAAGATATGAGAAGCTACATTAGAGCTGGGGTAACAATAGTGGTCATTGCAGCTCTTATATTGATTGCCATCAACTCAATGATTATTGTAAAAGAAGGAGAATATAAGGTGGTTCGCCAGTTTGGTGATGTGATCAAAATTCATAACGAACCGGGTTTAAAATTCAAGATTCCTCTTATCCAGGAGGTATCTACCTTATCTAAAAAGAAAATGGTCTATGATGTAGATGAAAAAGAAATTACTACGCTCGATAAAAAAAGAATGATCATTGATAACTACGCGATCTGGAGCATTTCTGATCCAGAGAACATGATCTCAAATGCCAGGACGATGGCTAACGCGGAGGCGAGGATGGGAGAGTTTATCTTTTCCATCGTTCGAACAGAACTAGGAAAGATGAATTTCTCAGAAATCATTAACGAAGAAGAAAGCTCCCGAGGGACTTTGAATGATGAAATCACTTCACGTGTCAATGAGTATCTGACGAGAGATAACTATGGGATCGTAGTGGATGATGTACGAATAAAGCGCTCTGATCTACCAGAAGCAAATGAAGAGGCCGTCTTCACCCAAATGATCACGGATAGGGAAAAGATTGCACAAGAGTACTTGTCTCAAGGAGAAGCAGAGAAAAACAGAACGATGGCAACAGCTGACCGAGAAGTACAGGAAATGCTATCAACTGCTCGTGCCGATGCGGAAAAAATACGGGCAGAAGGAGAAAAGGAAGCGGCTCAAATATACAATGAAGCTTTCTCCAAGGATCCAGATTTTTATCAGTTATACCGTACCCTAGAATCTTATAAGCAAACGATAGATGGGGAAACGACGATCATTCTCCCGCAAGATTCTCCTTACACGGAACTGCTGTTAGGCTATTTTGAATAA
- the polA gene encoding DNA polymerase I: MAEKVVLIDGNSIAYRAFFALPLLNNDKGVYTNAVYGFTTMLLKILEEDQPDHLLVAFDAGKTTFRHKTYEEYKGGRQKTPPELSEQFPVLKELLDAFGVKYYQLEQYEADDIIGTLATQAGGQDLDVKVISGDKDLLQLVSEKISVTLTKKGITNVDTYDPSFLKEKMEVRPDQIIDLKALMGDSSDNIPGVPGVGEKTAVKLLKQFDTLENLYENLDDVSGKKLKEKLEDNKDAAFMSKQLVTIEREAPIEIKLQDLAYEGYQTHPVSQIFKDLGFQSLLSRVQEGGESDSDDASAQLPEIEVEVLEEFSDDMFKGQESLVVEMLYDNYHQSPIEGIAIVNQDKKYVADIEVVKDSKAFKKWAEDGSKEKWVFDAKGTLVALLRHGIHIKGITFDLLLASYLINPAENNHDIPAIAHRMGSNAVKYDEEVYGKGAKMKRPDDDEVFHDHISRKAAMVYELKDAAEKQLIGNEQYDLYKDLEMPLALILGRMEHRGVQVDVDRLKNMGDELEGRLETVQEEIFELAGESFNLNSPKQLGPILFEKLGLPVIKKTKTGYSTSADVLEQLEDEHEIIPKILLYRQLGKLKSTYIEGLLKVVHEDTQKIHTRFNQALTQTGRLSSTDPNLQNIPIRLEEGRKIRQAFIPSKENWVMFASDYSQIELRVLAHIAGDEKLMAAFKEGQDIHTQTASEVFGVESDEVTSEMRRQAKAVNFGIVYGISDYGLSQSLGITRKEAKAFIDKYFESYPGVKEYMDETVQEAKLTGYVSTFMNRRRYLPDITSRNFNKRSFAERTAMNTPIQGSAADIIKKAMIDLEYRLQEEKLQARMLLQVHDELILEAPEEEIEKLKDVVASVMEQTVELNVPLEVDYSYGPTWYDAK, from the coding sequence ATGGCTGAGAAAGTTGTATTAATTGATGGAAACAGTATTGCCTACCGTGCTTTTTTTGCATTGCCTTTACTTAATAATGATAAAGGTGTTTATACCAATGCAGTCTACGGATTTACAACAATGCTGCTGAAAATATTAGAAGAAGATCAGCCGGACCATTTGCTGGTCGCGTTTGACGCTGGTAAAACAACGTTTAGGCATAAAACTTATGAAGAATACAAAGGCGGGCGTCAGAAAACCCCACCTGAATTATCTGAACAGTTTCCTGTTCTTAAGGAACTACTGGATGCTTTCGGCGTGAAATATTATCAATTGGAACAGTACGAAGCTGATGACATTATCGGAACATTAGCCACTCAAGCCGGAGGCCAGGACCTTGATGTTAAAGTAATTTCCGGGGATAAGGATTTGCTGCAGCTCGTTTCTGAAAAGATTAGCGTTACCTTGACTAAAAAAGGAATTACGAATGTGGATACATACGATCCGTCCTTTTTAAAAGAAAAAATGGAGGTACGCCCTGACCAGATCATTGATTTGAAGGCTCTTATGGGAGACAGCTCGGATAACATTCCGGGTGTACCGGGTGTGGGTGAAAAAACAGCTGTTAAGCTTTTAAAACAGTTCGATACTCTCGAAAATCTTTATGAAAATCTTGATGATGTCAGTGGGAAAAAACTTAAAGAAAAGCTTGAAGATAATAAAGATGCTGCGTTCATGAGCAAGCAGCTTGTCACAATTGAGAGAGAGGCTCCAATTGAAATTAAGTTGCAAGACTTAGCCTACGAAGGTTATCAGACCCATCCTGTAAGTCAAATTTTCAAAGACTTAGGCTTCCAATCCTTGCTTTCACGTGTACAGGAAGGTGGAGAATCTGATAGTGACGACGCATCTGCACAGCTTCCTGAGATTGAAGTGGAAGTTTTAGAGGAGTTCAGTGATGATATGTTCAAGGGTCAGGAGTCGCTGGTCGTTGAGATGCTCTATGATAATTATCATCAGTCGCCTATAGAAGGTATTGCGATTGTCAATCAAGATAAAAAATATGTTGCGGATATAGAAGTAGTGAAGGATTCGAAAGCTTTCAAAAAATGGGCTGAAGATGGTTCAAAGGAAAAATGGGTGTTTGATGCGAAAGGCACACTCGTTGCTTTACTTCGTCATGGTATCCATATTAAAGGAATTACTTTTGATTTACTGCTTGCTTCATATTTAATTAATCCAGCTGAAAATAATCATGATATACCCGCAATTGCTCACCGTATGGGATCAAATGCAGTGAAGTATGACGAAGAAGTTTACGGAAAAGGGGCAAAAATGAAACGGCCCGATGACGATGAAGTGTTTCATGATCATATTAGCAGGAAAGCTGCCATGGTTTATGAGCTGAAAGATGCAGCGGAGAAGCAATTGATAGGGAATGAACAATATGATCTTTATAAAGATTTAGAAATGCCTCTGGCGTTGATTCTCGGCCGTATGGAGCACCGAGGTGTCCAGGTCGACGTGGACCGTCTTAAAAACATGGGAGATGAGTTGGAAGGTCGTTTAGAAACAGTACAGGAAGAAATTTTCGAGCTTGCCGGGGAGTCATTTAATTTAAACTCTCCAAAGCAGCTAGGACCGATCCTTTTTGAAAAACTGGGGCTTCCTGTCATCAAGAAAACGAAGACTGGCTATTCTACGTCAGCAGATGTACTAGAACAGCTTGAAGACGAGCATGAAATCATTCCTAAGATCTTGTTGTATCGTCAATTAGGAAAGTTGAAATCAACCTATATCGAGGGATTACTGAAGGTTGTTCATGAAGACACCCAGAAGATCCATACACGCTTTAACCAGGCATTGACTCAGACCGGACGATTAAGTTCTACAGACCCGAACCTCCAAAACATTCCGATCCGTCTTGAAGAAGGGCGGAAAATTAGGCAGGCGTTTATTCCTTCTAAGGAAAATTGGGTGATGTTTGCCAGTGATTATTCTCAAATTGAACTACGAGTCCTTGCTCATATAGCTGGAGATGAGAAGTTGATGGCAGCTTTTAAAGAAGGGCAGGACATCCATACTCAGACCGCAAGTGAGGTGTTTGGTGTGGAAAGCGATGAAGTCACTAGTGAAATGAGACGACAAGCTAAAGCAGTGAACTTTGGAATTGTTTACGGGATCAGTGATTATGGATTGTCTCAAAGTCTAGGAATTACTCGAAAAGAGGCCAAAGCATTTATCGACAAATACTTTGAAAGCTACCCGGGTGTGAAGGAATATATGGATGAAACCGTACAAGAAGCAAAGCTGACCGGGTACGTATCCACTTTCATGAACCGCCGCCGCTACCTGCCGGACATTACCAGCCGTAATTTCAATAAACGCAGCTTTGCTGAACGTACAGCGATGAACACTCCTATTCAGGGGAGTGCAGCCGATATCATTAAGAAAGCAATGATTGATCTTGAATACCGCCTGCAGGAAGAAAAGCTGCAAGCACGGATGTTGCTTCAGGTGCACGATGAACTTATACTAGAGGCTCCAGAAGAAGAAATAGAAAAATTAAAAGATGTTGTAGCATCAGTCATGGAACAGACCGTCGAATTGAATGTTCCGCTTGAGGTGGATTATTCGTACGGTCCAACCTGGTACGATGCAAAGTAA
- the ytaF gene encoding sporulation membrane protein YtaF: MGIVTFTILFVTAVSIDSFGIGCVLGMKRIGLALPGVLFIAFFSGIGFLLSSYIGHLVLPFVSAEYADRLGAIALICIGIYFLWQYFRKHDTAKDNGEPWLKPSRVLNDPQTADVDRSGGIRGKEVWLLGTALSLDTIGAGVSGAFIGVSPFITSLLIFLATFLMLFAGIKGGAKFSEKAESISILPGVLLIIIGMIKLA; encoded by the coding sequence ATGGGCATCGTTACATTTACAATCTTGTTCGTCACTGCAGTAAGCATCGATAGTTTTGGGATCGGATGTGTCCTCGGGATGAAGCGAATTGGACTCGCGCTTCCCGGTGTATTATTTATCGCTTTTTTCTCTGGTATTGGGTTCTTACTTTCCTCTTATATCGGGCATTTAGTGCTCCCTTTTGTTTCTGCAGAGTACGCAGATCGACTTGGAGCGATCGCTTTGATTTGTATCGGCATTTATTTCTTATGGCAGTATTTTAGAAAGCACGATACTGCTAAAGATAACGGTGAGCCCTGGCTGAAGCCTTCGAGGGTGCTCAATGACCCGCAAACGGCAGATGTCGATCGTTCCGGAGGCATTCGGGGTAAAGAGGTTTGGCTCCTTGGTACAGCGTTATCTCTAGACACGATCGGTGCAGGAGTGAGCGGTGCATTTATAGGGGTTTCTCCTTTTATAACATCCTTACTTATTTTCTTGGCCACCTTCCTTATGCTTTTTGCAGGCATTAAAGGCGGTGCTAAATTTAGTGAAAAAGCAGAAAGCATTTCCATTCTTCCAGGAGTTTTGTTAATAATTATTGGTATGATTAAGCTCGCGTAA
- the dnaI gene encoding primosomal protein DnaI gives MEPIQKSLQKWMRENKLFQERMNRMKEEVFKSKEVINLMNEHPSLTEKELEKQLIKLYEYQTQSKNCEKCPSREECINILPGYVPRLEVENETEVKLAYDKCRRQRKQEHHQHQKSLVRSLHMPREILEASLDRLDLQDPERGQAVEATVNYIENLGDELPSKGLYFHGPFGVGKTYFLGAIANELSSKNIPSMIIYMPELVREIKSSIKDDSMNEKIEAFKEIPVLMLDDIGAESQSAWFRDEILGSILQYRMMERLPVFFTSNYNLDELEKVLMTSNRGDIEQVKAKRITERIKQLSELIQVKGRNRRS, from the coding sequence ATGGAGCCGATTCAAAAATCACTGCAAAAGTGGATGAGGGAAAATAAACTTTTTCAAGAACGTATGAATCGAATGAAAGAAGAAGTCTTTAAGTCAAAAGAGGTTATCAACCTCATGAATGAACACCCCTCCTTAACTGAAAAAGAGCTTGAAAAACAACTGATCAAACTTTATGAATATCAAACTCAGTCAAAGAACTGTGAAAAATGTCCCTCTCGTGAAGAATGCATTAATATTCTTCCTGGTTACGTTCCGCGTTTAGAAGTGGAGAACGAGACGGAAGTGAAACTAGCTTATGATAAATGTCGCCGTCAGCGTAAACAAGAGCACCATCAACACCAGAAGTCTCTTGTGAGAAGTTTGCATATGCCTAGAGAAATCCTGGAAGCAAGTCTGGATCGACTCGATTTACAAGATCCTGAGCGTGGCCAGGCTGTAGAAGCCACCGTAAATTATATAGAAAACCTAGGCGATGAGCTTCCAAGTAAAGGATTATATTTTCACGGACCTTTTGGGGTTGGTAAAACGTACTTTCTCGGAGCAATCGCTAATGAACTAAGCTCTAAAAACATTCCGTCCATGATCATTTACATGCCGGAGTTGGTGAGAGAAATCAAATCTTCCATAAAAGATGATTCAATGAATGAAAAGATTGAAGCTTTCAAAGAGATTCCAGTTTTAATGTTGGATGATATTGGAGCTGAATCACAATCCGCATGGTTCAGAGATGAAATTTTAGGATCAATTCTCCAGTACCGAATGATGGAGAGACTGCCTGTATTCTTCACTTCTAACTATAATCTGGATGAACTCGAGAAAGTATTAATGACAAGTAATCGAGGAGATATAGAGCAAGTGAAAGCAAAACGTATTACAGAGCGTATTAAGCAGCTGAGCGAGTTGATTCAAGTTAAAGGACGTAACCGAAGAAGCTGA
- the nrdR gene encoding transcriptional regulator NrdR: MKCPNCHYKSTKVLDSRPIEEGQSIRRRRECEQCDFRFTTFERIEEVPLIVVKKEGTREEFSREKLMRGLIRACEKRPVAVEELESVTLDIEKELRNRGVSEVLSKEIGEMVMERLSSIDEVAYVRFASVYRQFKDINVFIDELKELIKHEDDE, translated from the coding sequence GTGAAATGTCCAAATTGCCACTATAAGAGTACGAAAGTGTTGGATTCCAGACCCATTGAGGAAGGCCAGTCGATAAGGCGACGCAGAGAATGTGAACAATGTGATTTTCGTTTTACCACATTTGAGAGAATTGAAGAGGTTCCGTTAATTGTGGTAAAGAAAGAAGGAACACGAGAAGAGTTCAGTCGTGAAAAATTGATGCGCGGTCTTATTCGTGCCTGTGAAAAACGCCCGGTTGCTGTTGAAGAATTAGAAAGTGTCACGCTTGATATTGAGAAAGAATTAAGAAACAGAGGCGTCTCTGAAGTGCTGAGTAAAGAAATAGGTGAAATGGTCATGGAGCGCTTATCCTCTATAGATGAAGTTGCTTATGTTCGCTTTGCTTCTGTTTATAGACAATTCAAAGATATTAATGTTTTCATTGATGAGTTGAAGGAATTAATTAAACACGAGGATGATGAATGA
- a CDS encoding glyceraldehyde-3-phosphate dehydrogenase has product MGKTKIAINGLGRIGRMVFRKAAVDESIELVAVNASYPAETIAHMLKYDSVHGRFDGEIKASGDGLLVNGKKIKLCSTRNPLELPWNKLDIDIVIEATGKFRTKEEASLHMEAGAKKVIITAPGKQVDATIVMGVNEETYEPNEHHVLSNASCTTNCLAPVVKVLEDEFGIENGLMTTVHAFTNDQKNLDNPHKDLRRARGCTQSIIPTSTGAAKALGEVIPSMKGKLNGMALRVPTPNVSLVDLVVDLKKDVTVEEVNQAFAKVARREMKGILEFNDEPLVSIDYTTSSSSAIIDSLSTQVIEDRKVKVLAWYDNEWGYSCRVVDLAKYVGNLMKQETTARVS; this is encoded by the coding sequence ATGGGGAAAACAAAGATCGCCATTAATGGCTTGGGGAGAATAGGAAGAATGGTTTTTAGAAAAGCGGCTGTAGACGAGTCGATAGAACTTGTAGCCGTTAATGCGAGCTATCCAGCAGAAACTATTGCTCATATGTTGAAGTATGACAGCGTTCATGGACGCTTTGATGGAGAGATCAAAGCTTCGGGTGACGGGTTGCTTGTGAACGGAAAGAAAATTAAATTATGTTCAACAAGAAACCCTTTGGAACTACCTTGGAACAAATTAGATATAGATATAGTCATCGAAGCAACTGGGAAATTCAGAACGAAAGAAGAAGCTTCCTTGCATATGGAAGCAGGAGCGAAGAAAGTCATTATCACGGCTCCAGGAAAACAAGTCGATGCGACCATTGTAATGGGAGTAAATGAAGAAACGTACGAACCGAATGAGCATCACGTCCTTTCTAATGCCTCCTGCACTACGAATTGCTTAGCACCAGTCGTTAAAGTGCTGGAAGACGAATTTGGAATCGAAAATGGATTAATGACAACGGTTCATGCCTTCACAAATGATCAAAAGAATTTAGATAATCCGCATAAGGATTTACGAAGAGCTCGTGGATGTACTCAATCCATCATCCCTACCTCTACAGGCGCTGCGAAAGCTCTTGGAGAGGTCATACCTAGTATGAAAGGGAAATTGAATGGAATGGCATTAAGAGTTCCAACCCCAAATGTCTCGTTAGTCGATCTTGTTGTCGATCTTAAGAAAGATGTTACAGTAGAAGAGGTCAATCAAGCCTTTGCAAAAGTGGCACGCAGGGAGATGAAGGGGATCTTAGAGTTCAATGATGAACCCCTTGTGTCCATTGACTACACAACTTCTTCATCTTCAGCGATCATTGACAGTTTGTCGACTCAAGTCATTGAGGATCGAAAGGTTAAAGTGCTCGCTTGGTACGACAATGAATGGGGCTATTCTTGTCGGGTTGTTGATTTGGCTAAGTATGTAGGTAATTTAATGAAACAAGAAACCACGGCGAGAGTCTCATAG